The Candidatus Tumulicola sp. region AAACGGCTTCGATCGAAAGCGCCAAATCGTGGATGTCGGTCGTTTCAACTGCGCCATCTATGGTCGTCCACGATGGATTCCAGAATGTCGCCTCTTCATAGAACGGCGTTCCCGGCGCGATGCCGAGCGTTTCGCGACGCTCGGAGCTGAACGTATGTAAAACCGGCGAGGGGATCGATGCGCCGGCGTTCGTCTGCGTTTGCGTCAATCCGATCGGGTGCAAGACATTGTCTCGAATTGCATCGGCGAGCGGCACGCCCGCGATCTTTTCAAGCACCCGTCCTAAGATCACGTAGTTCGTGTGCGAGTAGCCCCAGTTCGTGCCCGGCGCGAACTGCAGCGGCTTCGAAACACCGATGTGGATGAGTTCGTCCGACGTCCACTTGCGAAACGGATCGCGATACGTGCCGTCGATCGTTTCGGGCTGATACACATAGTCGGCGTATCCCGACGTCATCTGCGCCAGATTCCGAAGCGTTATCCGGTTCGCATCTGGAAGATTCGGAAAGTACTTCGAGAGTTTTGTATCGAGCGAAACTTTCTTTTGGTCGACGTACTCGAGCAACAGCGTCGCCATAAAGCTGAACGCGATCGCTCCGTTGCGGAAATGCATGTCCGTAGTAGCCGGCACTCCCGTCATCGATTCGCCGAACGCGCCGTTATAG contains the following coding sequences:
- a CDS encoding serine hydrolase domain-containing protein — encoded protein: MRLRFLLGGVLATAAATSCLASARADVPVATTVRNVARASMAANHLRALIVQVRSNGKTIYNGAFGESMTGVPATTDMHFRNGAIAFSFMATLLLEYVDQKKVSLDTKLSKYFPNLPDANRITLRNLAQMTSGYADYVYQPETIDGTYRDPFRKWTSDELIHIGVSKPLQFAPGTNWGYSHTNYVILGRVLEKIAGVPLADAIRDNVLHPIGLTQTQTNAGASIPSPVLHTFSSERRETLGIAPGTPFYEEATFWNPSWTTIDGAVETTDIHDLALSIEAVSNGKLLSKESSAAQLAPSLIGFGHAQSGCPACRANDETFSYGLGVIRSGAWIAQTLGFAGASGAVGYLPSSKLTIAVEATNGSGAYDDKGNAGLGATAVFRALADALAPGTFPQSH